The following is a genomic window from bacterium.
TACACGATATAAACGATAAAAACAATTATGTTATTGAAAATTATTTTTCATCCGCTATAATCTTTTGGTTCAGGATGATGTTGTGTTTTGCTGAGGTTAAAATATTTTAGTAGAATACTCAAGTTTTGAATGCAGAATATGAACTACAGATTCGCCAAAATAGAGGATGCGGTAAACGACCTTAAACAGGGCAAGCTCGTTATAGTTGTTGATGATGAGGATCGTGAAAACGAAGGTGACTTCATCGGTGCCGCACAGCTTGTCACACCGGAGATGATTAATTTTATGGCGAAAGAGGGACGCGGACTTATATGCGTGGCGCTTACTCCGGAGCGAATAGAAGAACTTAAGCTTAAGCCGATGTCCGAGGAAGGAAACGCGATTCATGGAACTGCATTCACCGTGTCAGTAGACTATATTCACGGCACCACGACTGGAATTTCGGCTTTCGACAGGGCTAAAACCATAAAGGCGCTTGTCTCATCAGATACGAAGCCGGACGACTTTGCAAAACCCGGTCATGTCTTCCCGTTAAGGGCGGTTCCCGGAGGAGTCCTGAGACGAGCTGGTCACACTGAGGCTGCCGTTGACCTTGCGAGAATAGCCGGGCTATATCCTGCTGGTGTGCTTTGCGAGATAATGGATGAGGACGGAAATATGGCTCGTCTGCCGAGGTTGTTCCAGATAGCTGAAAAGTTCGGGCTTAAGGTTATAACTATAGCTGACCTCATAGAATACAGAATGAGAACCGAGAAACTTGTCGAGCGAGTCGTACGAGCTCATCTTCCCACCAAGTGGGGGGATTTTGACATCATAGTTTATAGGGACATACTTACAGACGAGCATCACATAGCGCTCGTTAAAGGAGATGTTGCTGGGAAAAAGAATGTTTTGGTGAGGGTGCATTCACAGTGTTTTACGGGAGACCTTCTTGGGTCGCTTCGGTGTGATTGTGGTGACCAGCTTCACGCTGCCATGCGTCAGATAGAGGAAGAGGGGCTTGGTGTACTTCTATATATGCGTCAGGAGGGAAGAGGAATAGGTTTAATTGAAAAAATAAAAGCGTACCACCTTCAGGACCTCGGTTTCGACACTGTTGAGGCTAACTGCCGTCTCGGGCATGATGCTGACCTCAGGGATTACGGGATAGGAGCTCAAATTCTCGCTGATTTAGGACTTACTACTATAAGGCTTCTTACCAATAATCCCAAAAAAGTTATTGGACTCGAGGGCTATGGTCTCAAGATAGTTGAGCAGATACCTATTGTTGCCGAGCCGACACCTTACAATGTGGATTACCTTCGAACGAAAAAAGAAAAAATGGGGCATAAAATTCCCGATGATGTGCTGAAAAAAGTAGGCAATAAAAACGATAAAGAAAAGTAATTCCCGATTTTTATTCCTTTTGAGGGTTACCACCAAAATTTTTTGAAATTATGGCTCGTCTGGGTTTGGACATAGGCAGCAGATTCACAAAACTCGCTTACGCAAAGGATAGTCGCACTGAATTTTCGATGTTTGATTCCGCAACATTCTATCGCGAATATGGAACACCATCGCCGAATGGTTTTGTTATAAACCTTAGGAAACTTGGCTTTGGGGATGATTTGGAGGTCGTGGCTACTGGATACGGCAGAGAGCGAGCCAGGCTATC
Proteins encoded in this region:
- a CDS encoding bifunctional 3,4-dihydroxy-2-butanone-4-phosphate synthase/GTP cyclohydrolase II, whose translation is MNYRFAKIEDAVNDLKQGKLVIVVDDEDRENEGDFIGAAQLVTPEMINFMAKEGRGLICVALTPERIEELKLKPMSEEGNAIHGTAFTVSVDYIHGTTTGISAFDRAKTIKALVSSDTKPDDFAKPGHVFPLRAVPGGVLRRAGHTEAAVDLARIAGLYPAGVLCEIMDEDGNMARLPRLFQIAEKFGLKVITIADLIEYRMRTEKLVERVVRAHLPTKWGDFDIIVYRDILTDEHHIALVKGDVAGKKNVLVRVHSQCFTGDLLGSLRCDCGDQLHAAMRQIEEEGLGVLLYMRQEGRGIGLIEKIKAYHLQDLGFDTVEANCRLGHDADLRDYGIGAQILADLGLTTIRLLTNNPKKVIGLEGYGLKIVEQIPIVAEPTPYNVDYLRTKKEKMGHKIPDDVLKKVGNKNDKEK